In the genome of cyanobacterium endosymbiont of Braarudosphaera bigelowii, one region contains:
- the infC gene encoding translation initiation factor IF-3: protein MIDKRRTQRDLPKINERIRFPEIRVIDSDGSQLGIISPEEALNTAQEQELDLVLVSETAKPPVCRIMDYGKYKFEQEKKAREAKKKQHTADVKEVKMRYKIDEHDYQVRVNQAKRFLKSGDKVKATITFRGREIQHANLAQELLSRMATDLKELAEIQQAPKREGRNMMMLMSPKKELK, encoded by the coding sequence GTGATAGATAAAAGACGCACACAACGCGATCTCCCAAAGATTAACGAAAGAATTCGCTTCCCTGAAATACGAGTAATTGACAGTGACGGTTCACAGCTCGGTATTATCTCCCCAGAAGAAGCTTTAAATACTGCTCAAGAACAAGAACTAGACCTTGTACTAGTCAGTGAAACTGCCAAACCTCCTGTTTGTAGAATCATGGATTATGGTAAGTATAAATTTGAACAGGAAAAAAAAGCTAGAGAAGCGAAGAAAAAGCAACATACTGCTGATGTTAAAGAAGTAAAAATGCGCTACAAGATTGATGAGCATGACTATCAAGTTCGTGTTAATCAAGCCAAGCGATTTCTAAAATCAGGAGATAAAGTTAAAGCAACTATTACTTTTCGGGGACGTGAAATCCAACATGCTAATTTAGCACAAGAATTACTTAGTCGTATGGCAACTGATCTAAAAGAATTAGCCGAAATTCAGCAAGCTCCAAAACGTGAAGGGCGAAATATGATGATGTTAATGAGTCCTAAGAAAGAATTAAAATAA